The Fimbriimonas ginsengisoli Gsoil 348 genome window below encodes:
- a CDS encoding alpha-glucosidase/alpha-galactosidase: MSIKVAVIGAGSVGFTRGICRDILTVPELQDTKFAFHDINEHNLDMTTQLMRRDIEANGVPATVTPTLDRKAALDGADYVLCFVRVGGLEAFATDVDIPLKYGVDQCVGDTLGPGGIMYAQRGIPVLLDFCRDIKTHAASDCTFLNYSNPMAMLTWACNKYGGVKTIGLCHGVQGGHWQIARAIESWAREKGMIAEDEKVTKKDVDIVCAGINHQTWYVQIRWRGMDMVPHLLEAFESVEHFRQTEKVRIDMLRRFGYYSTESNGHLSEYVPWYRKRPSEIMEWIDLGSWINGETGGYLRVCTEGRRWFEHDFPNWMSGEPNSFTPDKRGEEHGSYIIESLETGRVYRGHFNVVNNGVIANLPNDCIIEAPGYVDRNGVNMPLVGDLPLGCAAVCNVSVSVQRLAVEAAVHGDDTLLKQAMMMDPLTGAVCNPPEIWQMADEMLIAGEAWLPQYSDAISAAKERLATGPLVLTRDYAGAARLPTKTIEEMETKAQEQRKLAGESDKAKER; encoded by the coding sequence ATGTCGATCAAAGTTGCCGTTATCGGGGCGGGGAGCGTTGGGTTTACGCGGGGGATCTGCCGGGATATCTTGACCGTGCCTGAGCTTCAGGACACCAAGTTCGCGTTCCACGACATCAACGAACACAACCTCGATATGACCACGCAGCTGATGCGGCGCGACATCGAGGCGAACGGCGTGCCGGCGACGGTCACGCCGACTCTCGATCGAAAAGCCGCACTCGACGGAGCGGACTACGTCCTCTGCTTTGTCCGGGTAGGCGGACTCGAAGCGTTTGCGACCGACGTCGATATTCCGCTCAAGTATGGCGTCGACCAGTGCGTGGGCGACACCCTCGGCCCGGGCGGGATCATGTACGCGCAACGCGGCATTCCGGTGCTGCTGGACTTCTGCCGCGACATCAAAACCCACGCGGCGAGCGACTGCACCTTCCTCAACTACTCTAACCCGATGGCGATGCTGACTTGGGCGTGCAACAAGTACGGCGGCGTTAAGACGATCGGGCTTTGCCACGGCGTGCAAGGTGGACACTGGCAGATCGCCCGCGCAATCGAGAGTTGGGCGCGCGAGAAGGGGATGATCGCCGAGGACGAGAAGGTAACGAAGAAGGACGTCGACATCGTCTGTGCGGGGATCAATCACCAGACCTGGTACGTGCAGATACGTTGGCGAGGGATGGATATGGTCCCCCATCTGCTGGAGGCGTTCGAGTCGGTGGAGCACTTCCGGCAGACCGAGAAGGTGCGAATCGACATGTTGCGCCGATTCGGCTACTACAGCACGGAATCGAACGGACATCTCAGCGAGTACGTGCCTTGGTATCGGAAGCGTCCGAGCGAGATCATGGAGTGGATCGACCTGGGGTCGTGGATCAATGGGGAGACCGGCGGCTACCTACGGGTTTGCACGGAGGGGCGGCGCTGGTTCGAGCACGACTTCCCGAACTGGATGTCCGGCGAGCCGAACTCGTTCACCCCGGACAAGCGGGGCGAGGAGCACGGGAGCTACATCATCGAATCACTGGAGACGGGCCGGGTTTACCGCGGCCACTTCAATGTGGTGAACAACGGGGTGATCGCTAACCTTCCCAACGATTGCATCATCGAGGCTCCGGGCTACGTGGATCGAAACGGAGTCAACATGCCGCTGGTGGGCGATCTGCCGCTTGGCTGCGCTGCCGTCTGCAACGTCTCGGTTTCGGTGCAGCGGCTGGCCGTAGAGGCGGCGGTTCACGGCGACGACACCCTGCTAAAGCAGGCGATGATGATGGATCCGCTCACCGGGGCAGTCTGCAACCCGCCCGAGATTTGGCAGATGGCGGACGAGATGCTGATCGCGGGCGAGGCTTGGCTCCCGCAGTACAGCGACGCGATTTCCGCCGCGAAGGAACGTTTGGCAACCGGGCCGCTGGTCCTGACTCGCGACTACGCGGGCGCGGCGCGCCTGCCGACGAAGACGATCGAAGAAATGGAGACCAAGGCCCAAGAGCAGAGAAAGTTAGCCGGCGAAAGCGACAAAGCCAAGGAACGGTAG